Genomic DNA from Anaerolineae bacterium:
GATAATGTGGGGATAACCCTGACCTATCTCATAGGTATGCGCCTCATTCTACCATGATCGGGTTTATTTTTCAATAAATTTGCAGGTAAATTCAGAGTAATTGCATGAGCAATTTTTTCGATAACTCATCTTATAAATATTCACGAAAGATTATTGAATCAAGAAAAATTTAGGTTTTTTAGTGTTTTTATCAAAAGAATTTGGGAACATATATTTACCTGGCAAATTTAATTGCCTGTTTGGTAAATATAATTTAAAAAATAGAAAATCGTGTTTCTGGCCTATTCATAATGTAAATATTCTCAATTTAAATATAAATCATCCTCTTGAGGGGCAGTTTAAGGCGGCTATCAATGCAGTTGGCTGATAGTCCAAACCTGCCGGATTATTTGCGCTTCTTGTGTTTTGCGCTATATTCATATTATATTTATTGGTCACTGGGGGCACGGTCATTGCCAGGGTGTACCCCGACCGGGTTTGGTCGGACCGCGCCTTAACGCAACAAGTTGTCCCACACTCGTTGCTATAATTGGGTTGACTCTGTACTGACCACTGAGTTTAACTTGGTTATTAAAAGAGGTACGCCGGAAATCTCATCCAGGGCCATTCCTCGTTTAGACAAGGTTTCATCAGGGAGAATTGCTTTCAAAATGAAACCTTCCCAAAGATGATAAAATTTACAAGTTGATCTGGCTTTTGTTTTTTAATTTGCTACACGGATACTCTGGTAATTCAACGGGGAATTCGTTGTTGGTACTGCCTGCCAACTGCCTAAATGGTGGCCGGCCGGCGGCAGGCCATTACTCCAACATTTCCTGTGGGGACGATTCGTGATTGGCAGTTAGAAGCTGGTGAAAATGGCTGTTACCTTGCCGGCGCGTTGGCCGCACGTCAAAATTATAAACAGATAAAGGAGAGAAAAATGAAATTGCGTTTGTTCATTTGTTGGCTGGCCGGTTTGGGGGCCATTTTATTGGCCCTGGCGGGATGTGGGGCCAACCGAGAAAACGGCCCCTTATTGGTGCTGGAGTGGGCCGGATACGAACAACCCCAATTCTGGGAAAAATTTGCCCAGGAACATCCCAACGTTGAGGTGGAGTATACCTTTTTCGCCGACGACCCGGAAGCTTTTGCCAAAATCCAGAGCGGGTTCCAGGCCGACATGGTTCACCCCAATACCAGTTGGCTGCAACTGTATGTTGACAATGATCTGGTGCAGCCCATTGACCCCGCCAAGCTGAGTAACTGGCCCCTGCTGCTGGATAACCTGGCCGAGGCCGGCCAGGTCAACGGCCAGCAATATTTGGTTCCCTGGGAATGGGGCTACGATTCAATCATTGTCCGCCCGGACAAGGTGCAAGAAATGCCCGACTCCTGGGCCGATTTATGGGACCCGCAGTATGCCGGTCATGTGACCATTTTTGACTCCGCCGAAAACTCGGTGATCATTGCCGCCACGGTGCTGGGGTACGATCCTTACACTTTAACCGAGAGCCAATTGGCTGAAATCAAACAAAAATTGATTGAGTTAAAGCCCAATTTGCTGGGCTATTGGTCCGACTACACGGAACTCAACCAGCAAATTGCCTCCGGCGAGATCTGGGTGGCCGTGGCCTGGCCCGATGCCTACCTGGCGGTGAAAACCGAAGGTGTGCCGGTTGAATACGTTACGCCCCAAGAGGGACGCCTGGGCTGGGTGTATGGCCTGGTTATTCCCAAAAACGCTCAAAATCCTGAATTAGCTTATGACTATATTGACGCAATGATTGAAACGCAGGCGATGTTGGCCCTGATCAACGAGTTTGGTTACGCCGCGGCCAACAAAGAGGCCATGGCCTCAATTGACCCCGAATTGGCCGACCTGATGCTGCTGAACCAGCCGGAATTGCTGGACCGGACCATTTTTTATAAACCCCTCACCGCCGAACAGCGCAAAAACTGGACGGCTATGTGGGACGAAGTGAAAGCGACCGAGTAGCTCAAGGGGGCAGCGCGGAAAGATTTTCGCTGTCCCCCTCTCTCGGTCAACAAGGATGGGACAAGAGGTGAACGAACGCTCTCGCATTGTTATTTTAATGCTCCCCCCCACCTTACTATTGCTTGTTTTTTTCCTGCTGCCCATGCTGGCCATGGCCGGTTTTAGTTTTAGGGCCGGCAGCTTTGGCCCCGAACGAAACATTTTTACCCTCTCCCATTACCAGGATTTTTTAACCAACATCGTTTTTCAGCGCTTGTTGTGGAAATCCATTATTATGTCGCTGGAAACCTCCATTTACTGCGTGGTTCTGTCTTACCCCATTGCTTACTTTCTGGCGTTCCGGGCCGGGGAACGCCGCATGGCCCTGCTCACCATCATCCTGATTCCGGCCTGGACCAGTTTTTTGCTGCGGGTGCTGGCCTGGAAACTGATCCTCGGTTCGGAGGGGTTGTTAAGCTCGCTCCTGGTTTGGCTGGGGCTGATTGCGGAACCCATGCCCATTTTGCTTTACAGCCGCACCGCCGTAATTGTCACCCTGGTTTATTCGTGGCTGCCTTTTGTGGCCCTGCCCATTTTTGCCGCCCTGGAGCGCATAGACCGGGACCTGCTGGAAGCCGCCGCCGATTTAGGCTGCCCGCCCTGGCTGGCCTTTTTGCGCGTCACCTTACCCTTGAGCATGCCGGGCGTGGCCGCGGGCTTTGTGTTTGTGTTCATTCCCACCCTGGGCGAGTGGGTAACGCCGGCCCTGGTGGGCGGGGTGGATGGCATTATGTACGGCAATATTATCCAGAGCCAATTTACCCAGGGCCTCAACTGGCCCCTGGGGGCCTTAATGAGCCTGGCTATGCTGGCGGTAATGTTGCTGTTGTTGTTAATTTTTAGCCAATTTGCGCGTTCGCTGCAACTGGAGTTTAGATAAGTGCGTCAAAAATGGTTACTTTCAGCCGGTTTTTATTACTATGGGCTGGTGGTCATTTTTTTATACCTGCCCATTTTGCTGCTGGTGGTTTTTTCTTTTAACGACTCCCACCTGATGATTTTTCCGCTCAAGGGTTTTACCCTAAAGTGGTACGCGGCCCTGCTGGAAACCACCGAGCTGCTCAAAGCGGTCTGGAACAGTGTTTTGTTAGGATTGATTACTTCGCTGGCGGCCACGGCGCTGGGCACCATGGCCGCCATTGGCGTGGTGCGGTTTCGTTTTCCGGGGCGAACGATGTTTTTGATGATTGCCTCCATGCCCCTGGTCATCCCTTACGTGGTGCTGGGCGTGGCCTTGCTGTTGCTGTTTGGCACGCTCAATATCCCCCTCTCCTTGTGGACGGTGGGCGTGGGGCACGTAATCATTAGCATCCCGTACGTGGTGCTGATTGTGGCGGCGCGGCTGGCCAACTTTCCACCCAATTTAGAAGAAGCGGCCATGGACCTGGGCGCAACCTACTGGGGCACGTTATCGCGGGTCACGCTGCCCATGAGCGCGCCCGCCATCCTGGCCGCATTTCTCACCTCCTTTACCACTTCTTTTGACGAGTTTGCCGTCAGCTTCTTTTTGATTGGCAGCAAAACCACCCTGCCCATCTATCTTTATTCGCAATTGCGTTTTCCTAACCGCCTGCCGATTGTGGTGACCCTGGCCGCGCTGATTATGGTGGCTTCGGTGGGGCTGTTGGCTTTTTCAGAAAAATTACGACGCCAGGTTTGACCCGGCGCGTGGAAAGGAGCAAAGTGACAGAATTCTCTATTGAATTGGTCAATGTCTCAAAAGTATTCGACGGCGAACGAAAAGTGGACGCCAATGTGGTCGCCGTGCAGCAGGTCAACCTGCGCATCCGTTGCGGTGAATTTTTTACCCTGCTGGGGCCAAGTGGCTGCGGCAAAACCACCACCCTGCGTTTAATTGGCGGCTTTGAAACGCCCACCAACGGTGAAATTTACATCCAGGGCAAACCCGTTAAGCACGCGCCTCCTTATCGCCGCCCGGTGAATGTGGTTTTTCAAAATTACGCCCTTTTTCCCCACCTCACCGTTGCCCAAAACATCGCCTTTGGCCTGACGGTAAAAAGGATACCCAAAAACGAACAGGAGCGCCGGGTAAAAGACATGCTGGAACTGGTACGCCTGCCCGAAGTGGGGCAGCGCAAACCCGCCCAACTTTCCGGCGGCCAACAGCAGCGAGTGGCTCTGGCCCGCGCCCTGATCAATCAACCGGCAGTGCTGCTGCTTGATGAACCGTTGGGCGCGTTAGATCTTAAACTCCGCAAACAAATGCAAATTGAACTCAAACACCTGCAACAACAAATTGGCATTACTTTTGTATATGTTACGCACGACCAGGAAGAAGCCCTGACCATGTCGGACCGCATTGCCGTGATGGCCGGCGGAAAAGTGCTTCAGGTTGACCGGCCGGTAACAATTTATGAAAAACCGGCCACCCGTTTTGTGGCCGACTTCATTGGCGAAAGCAATTTCATCCAGGGCACGGTGGCCGCCCTGGAAAACGGCCAGATTCAGGTGGCCGTAGGCCCCGACCGGGTCTACGCCCTGGCCGACAAAGACCAGTTTGCGCCGGGCCAGCCTGTCATCTTGACCATCCGGCCCGAAAAGCTCCGCCTTTACCGCCCGGAAGAGGCCAACGGCATTGCTTTAACCGGCGTGGTGCGTGAGGCAGTGTACATTGGCACGGATACCCGTTTTATTGTAGACTTACCTTCCGGGGAGAGTATTGTGGCCCGCCTGCAAAACGTGAACGGCAGCATGTTGGATAAATTTGCCGTTGGCGCCCCGGTTAAAGTAACCTGGGCCGGCGAAAATGCGCGGGCCTTGGTCAATTAAAAATGAAAAACCTATTAACGTGGAAATGGCTGCTGCGGCATTTACTGGTGCTGGCGGCCATTATTGTGCTCATCAACCTGGGCTTCTGGCAACTCCGGCGGCTGGAGCAACGGCGCGCCCTGAACGCGAATATTTTGGCCGGTTTGAATGCGCCCGTCACCCTGCTTGCGGGTCAAGATGTTGACCCCGCCGCCCTGCATCTTCATCGCGTTTCCGCCACCGGCACCTTTGACAATGACGAAAGCCTGGTAATCCGCAACCGTCCTTTCCAGGGCATGCCGGGCGTATGGCTGATTGCGCCTTTGCAGCTTGCGGGCAGTAACCGGGCCGTGCTGGTGGACCGCGGCTGGATTCCCCTGGACAACGCTACCCCCGCCAAGCGGCAAATTTACAATCAAGAGGGCACGGTTACAATTGAGGGCATAGCCTACCAAACCCAAACCCGCCCCGACCGCT
This window encodes:
- a CDS encoding extracellular solute-binding protein is translated as MKLRLFICWLAGLGAILLALAGCGANRENGPLLVLEWAGYEQPQFWEKFAQEHPNVEVEYTFFADDPEAFAKIQSGFQADMVHPNTSWLQLYVDNDLVQPIDPAKLSNWPLLLDNLAEAGQVNGQQYLVPWEWGYDSIIVRPDKVQEMPDSWADLWDPQYAGHVTIFDSAENSVIIAATVLGYDPYTLTESQLAEIKQKLIELKPNLLGYWSDYTELNQQIASGEIWVAVAWPDAYLAVKTEGVPVEYVTPQEGRLGWVYGLVIPKNAQNPELAYDYIDAMIETQAMLALINEFGYAAANKEAMASIDPELADLMLLNQPELLDRTIFYKPLTAEQRKNWTAMWDEVKATE
- a CDS encoding ABC transporter permease, translating into MNERSRIVILMLPPTLLLLVFFLLPMLAMAGFSFRAGSFGPERNIFTLSHYQDFLTNIVFQRLLWKSIIMSLETSIYCVVLSYPIAYFLAFRAGERRMALLTIILIPAWTSFLLRVLAWKLILGSEGLLSSLLVWLGLIAEPMPILLYSRTAVIVTLVYSWLPFVALPIFAALERIDRDLLEAAADLGCPPWLAFLRVTLPLSMPGVAAGFVFVFIPTLGEWVTPALVGGVDGIMYGNIIQSQFTQGLNWPLGALMSLAMLAVMLLLLLIFSQFARSLQLEFR
- a CDS encoding ABC transporter permease; this translates as MRQKWLLSAGFYYYGLVVIFLYLPILLLVVFSFNDSHLMIFPLKGFTLKWYAALLETTELLKAVWNSVLLGLITSLAATALGTMAAIGVVRFRFPGRTMFLMIASMPLVIPYVVLGVALLLLFGTLNIPLSLWTVGVGHVIISIPYVVLIVAARLANFPPNLEEAAMDLGATYWGTLSRVTLPMSAPAILAAFLTSFTTSFDEFAVSFFLIGSKTTLPIYLYSQLRFPNRLPIVVTLAALIMVASVGLLAFSEKLRRQV
- a CDS encoding ABC transporter ATP-binding protein — its product is MTEFSIELVNVSKVFDGERKVDANVVAVQQVNLRIRCGEFFTLLGPSGCGKTTTLRLIGGFETPTNGEIYIQGKPVKHAPPYRRPVNVVFQNYALFPHLTVAQNIAFGLTVKRIPKNEQERRVKDMLELVRLPEVGQRKPAQLSGGQQQRVALARALINQPAVLLLDEPLGALDLKLRKQMQIELKHLQQQIGITFVYVTHDQEEALTMSDRIAVMAGGKVLQVDRPVTIYEKPATRFVADFIGESNFIQGTVAALENGQIQVAVGPDRVYALADKDQFAPGQPVILTIRPEKLRLYRPEEANGIALTGVVREAVYIGTDTRFIVDLPSGESIVARLQNVNGSMLDKFAVGAPVKVTWAGENARALVN
- a CDS encoding SURF1 family protein; its protein translation is MKNLLTWKWLLRHLLVLAAIIVLINLGFWQLRRLEQRRALNANILAGLNAPVTLLAGQDVDPAALHLHRVSATGTFDNDESLVIRNRPFQGMPGVWLIAPLQLAGSNRAVLVDRGWIPLDNATPAKRQIYNQEGTVTIEGIAYQTQTRPDRWLIPTDPTPGPGETRLDEWFRVDIERIHQQQLPYPLLPIFIKQLPNGDVASTTPPLREGEPELSEGSHLSYALQWFGFAVILALVYGLLLRQELKKKIA